A part of Liolophura sinensis isolate JHLJ2023 chromosome 1, CUHK_Ljap_v2, whole genome shotgun sequence genomic DNA contains:
- the LOC135481903 gene encoding lactoylglutathione lyase-like, which produces MALSAEDCAAACKEPDDATKDFLFQQTMYRIKDPKASLDFYTRVMGMRLFKRFDFPAMKFSLFFMGYDVAENIPKDETERTRWCFSQKATLELTHNWGTEDQEGPVYHNGNSDPRGFGHIGIVVPDVDKACERFEKLGVEFIKKPNDGKMKGLAFIKDPDGYWIEVLNPNNMAGSTKSQI; this is translated from the coding sequence ATGGCTCTAAGTGCTGAAGACTGTGCTGCGGCTTGCAAAGAGCCCGACGATGCCACGAAAGACTTTCTTTTCCAACAAACTATGTACCGAATCAAGGACCCGAAAGCGTCGTTGGACTTTTACACGCGGGTCATGGGCATGCGACTTTTTAAACGCTTCGACTTCCCAGCGATGAAGTTTTCCTTGTTCTTCATGGGTTACGATGTCGCCGAGAATATCCCGAAGGATGAAACTGAAAGGACGCGATGGTGTTTCAGCCAGAAAGCCACGCTGGAACTGACTCACAACTGGGGTACGGAAGATCAAGAGGGGCCAGTATACCACAATGGTAACTCGGACCCAAGGGGGTTTGGGCACATCGGCATTGTCGTACCGGACGTCGACAAAGCGTGTGAGAGGTTCGAGAAGCTAGGCGTCGAGTTCATTAAGAAGCCGAATGACGGCAAAATGAAAGGACTTGCTTTCATCAAAGATCCCGATGGTTACTGGATTGAAGTTCTAAACCCTAACAACATGGCTGGCTCGACCAAGTCTCAAATATGA